A section of the Flavobacterium ardleyense genome encodes:
- a CDS encoding T9SS type A sorting domain-containing protein: protein MKKNLLSALLLLFTLFSNAQCYESLKFGGTHTVGLKADGTMWGWGQGDWRQLATTNFTEPNPIQVSALASWSKVFPGIQNTFAIKNDGTLWGVGSNLNGSLGVSSTAEYFLTFQQITTATNWLKVAPSYLFTLALKADGTIWAWGQDDNNQTGNPPSSESQLAPIQVGTATDWIDIATGTDRTAFALKADGTLWGWGANAGYLLVAASSVYSLAMPTQITSVNTWVKMDVGAQHILAQKTDGTLWAWGNGAARGVGENVVSGITPHQVGTDLWKSFSTGTGTSFGVKIDGTLWAWGNNTNGQLADGTTTKQYIPVQIGTDSNWDTVQARNFATTMATKTDGSVYYWGRNYNGEFGNGTDYNPGYYTSPQLTANICVTSLSTPTFVQNVFKLYPNPVQNQLFIDTQETQTYQIYSVLGAKISEGILSVGSSIDCSNLTSGVYLLNLTNGLGNSTIIKFVKQ from the coding sequence ATGAAAAAAAATTTACTTAGTGCATTATTATTACTTTTCACACTCTTTAGTAATGCGCAATGTTATGAAAGCTTAAAATTTGGAGGTACTCATACAGTGGGATTAAAAGCAGACGGTACAATGTGGGGTTGGGGACAAGGAGATTGGCGTCAATTAGCAACAACTAACTTTACAGAACCTAACCCCATACAGGTAAGTGCTCTGGCGAGTTGGAGTAAAGTTTTTCCTGGTATTCAAAATACCTTTGCTATAAAAAATGACGGCACACTTTGGGGTGTGGGTAGTAATTTGAATGGCTCTTTGGGAGTGAGTTCAACTGCAGAATATTTCCTCACTTTTCAACAAATCACAACGGCTACTAATTGGTTAAAAGTAGCTCCTTCCTATCTTTTTACCTTAGCTTTAAAAGCCGATGGTACAATTTGGGCATGGGGTCAAGACGACAACAATCAAACTGGGAATCCCCCTTCATCAGAGTCACAACTTGCTCCAATACAAGTAGGTACCGCAACTGATTGGATTGATATTGCTACAGGTACAGATCGAACTGCTTTTGCATTGAAAGCCGATGGCACGCTGTGGGGCTGGGGAGCTAATGCTGGATACTTATTAGTAGCTGCATCTAGTGTGTATTCATTAGCAATGCCTACTCAAATTACCTCTGTGAATACGTGGGTTAAAATGGATGTAGGAGCACAGCATATCTTAGCACAAAAAACGGATGGAACTTTATGGGCATGGGGCAATGGAGCAGCAAGAGGTGTTGGTGAGAATGTTGTTTCTGGTATTACTCCTCATCAAGTAGGTACTGATTTGTGGAAAAGTTTTTCAACTGGAACTGGAACCTCATTTGGGGTGAAAATTGATGGTACTTTATGGGCATGGGGTAATAATACCAATGGACAATTAGCGGATGGTACAACAACAAAGCAATATATACCAGTACAAATAGGAACGGATAGTAATTGGGATACTGTACAAGCTCGCAATTTTGCAACTACAATGGCTACTAAAACAGATGGATCAGTTTATTACTGGGGTAGAAATTATAATGGTGAGTTTGGAAATGGCACGGATTATAACCCTGGCTATTACACTTCACCACAACTCACCGCCAACATTTGTGTAACTAGTTTATCTACTCCTACATTTGTGCAAAATGTATTCAAGCTATATCCTAACCCAGTACAAAATCAGTTATTCATTGATACCCAAGAAACTCAAACCTATCAAATCTATTCTGTTTTAGGAGCTAAAATAAGCGAAGGCATCCTTTCAGTGGGTAGTAGTATAGATTGCAGCAACCTGACGAGTGGGGTTTATTTGTTGAATTTGACGAATGGCTTAGGGAATTCAACCATTATAAAGTTTGTGAAGCAGTAG
- a CDS encoding T9SS type A sorting domain-containing protein: protein MKKILLITLLITAFNSKAQCWETVSVGERHVVGIQNNGTLWSWGFNADDGALGNGTTWSTNVPTQIGSATDWKEVNASSVHSFAIKENGTLWSWGSNLKGNLGSGSTALYSLVPVQIGSSQWKMVRAGSDHSVGIKVDGTLWGWGDNQDATVGDGTFIDKSTPVLINGSTNWKMVSCNLARNIAVKEDGTLWAWGQNSPSFGFLPADPVGGQAYVKVPSQIGLDTDWKYAVAGNGYFLAIKNDNTLWAWGGGANGKLGNGSTTSIPWPTQIGTDTDWEMLEADSFSSFAIKTNGTLWAWGRNILGNLGNGTQNDLLVPTQISTSSDWKTVTTSYNSTTALKADGSLYSWGSNAFGTFGDGTFVNQYSPVLINTCALGTEDFTKNNVVLYPNPVQNRLFIDTQETQQYQIYSILGVKISEGTLAVGNNIDCSSLPSGVYLLNLVDNSGNSTILKFVKQ from the coding sequence ATGAAAAAAATTTTACTTATTACATTATTAATAACGGCTTTTAATAGCAAAGCCCAATGCTGGGAAACAGTTTCTGTTGGAGAAAGACACGTGGTAGGAATTCAAAATAATGGAACGCTATGGAGTTGGGGCTTTAATGCCGATGATGGCGCTTTGGGAAATGGTACTACTTGGTCTACAAATGTACCAACGCAAATAGGAAGTGCTACGGATTGGAAAGAAGTAAACGCTTCAAGTGTGCATAGTTTTGCCATCAAAGAGAATGGTACACTTTGGAGCTGGGGTAGTAATTTAAAGGGAAACCTTGGTAGTGGAAGTACTGCATTATATAGTTTGGTTCCTGTGCAGATAGGTTCAAGTCAATGGAAAATGGTCAGAGCGGGTTCGGACCATAGTGTTGGAATTAAAGTTGACGGTACGCTTTGGGGCTGGGGCGATAATCAAGATGCCACTGTGGGCGATGGCACATTTATAGATAAATCGACTCCAGTTTTAATTAATGGCAGTACAAATTGGAAAATGGTTAGTTGCAATTTAGCGCGAAATATAGCAGTTAAAGAAGATGGAACTCTATGGGCTTGGGGGCAAAATAGTCCGTCTTTCGGATTTTTACCAGCTGATCCAGTCGGAGGGCAAGCCTATGTTAAAGTGCCCAGTCAAATTGGGTTAGATACCGATTGGAAATATGCAGTTGCAGGTAACGGTTACTTTCTAGCAATAAAGAATGATAATACCCTCTGGGCGTGGGGAGGAGGGGCTAATGGTAAGTTAGGTAATGGTAGTACAACAAGTATACCTTGGCCTACACAAATAGGTACTGATACAGACTGGGAAATGCTAGAAGCAGATTCATTTTCTTCGTTTGCTATTAAAACAAATGGTACTTTATGGGCATGGGGTCGTAATATACTGGGAAATCTAGGTAATGGTACGCAAAACGACCTACTTGTTCCTACTCAGATCAGCACTTCTAGTGACTGGAAAACGGTAACTACAAGTTATAACTCAACTACTGCTTTAAAAGCGGATGGTTCATTATACTCATGGGGAAGTAATGCATTTGGTACTTTTGGAGACGGCACATTTGTGAATCAATATTCTCCAGTACTTATTAACACTTGCGCTTTAGGCACAGAAGACTTTACTAAAAATAACGTAGTTCTTTACCCTAACCCAGTACAAAATCGTTTGTTTATAGATACGCAAGAAACACAGCAGTACCAAATCTATTCTATCCTAGGAGTTAAGATTAGCGAAGGAACACTTGCAGTAGGTAATAATATTGATTGCAGTAGTTTACCTTCTGGAGTTTATTTACTGAACTTGGTGGATAATTCAGGGAATTCAACCATTCTAAAGTTTGTGAAGCAATAG
- a CDS encoding tyrosine-type recombinase/integrase has protein sequence MSILGRSESTYRNYAQHVAAMALHFGKIPTELDVEQVQEYLYILQKRSKTPSLTYFKHTVYGLRFMLKSEGLPYEFLHLPSIKHDKKLPTVLSKEEVWRLLKSCHLLKHKVLIGLLYGCGLRCMEVRSLRLQDLDFDRMQLKVVQGKGKKDRYVPLSIHLIRGLKSYIQAEKPKIYLFNGQPAGRAGGDFDSRYSQRGVQWAVKQACKVAGITKDVCVHTLRHTFATHLLEDGLDIISLKNLLGHENIETTMEYLHIAQLDTQKAFSPLDTLFAKCSSNGSAD, from the coding sequence ATGTCAATTTTAGGCAGGAGCGAAAGCACGTATCGAAATTATGCCCAGCACGTTGCCGCTATGGCATTGCATTTCGGAAAAATCCCCACCGAACTTGATGTAGAGCAAGTACAAGAATACTTATACATCCTGCAAAAGCGTTCCAAAACGCCTTCCTTAACCTATTTTAAGCATACCGTTTACGGACTTCGATTTATGCTAAAATCGGAAGGTTTACCTTATGAGTTTTTGCATTTACCATCGATTAAACACGACAAAAAACTTCCCACCGTTCTGAGCAAAGAGGAAGTGTGGCGGTTGCTTAAAAGCTGTCATCTGCTCAAACACAAAGTTCTTATTGGACTGCTGTATGGCTGTGGACTGCGCTGTATGGAAGTTCGAAGTCTGCGCTTGCAGGATCTTGATTTTGATCGAATGCAACTCAAAGTCGTTCAAGGCAAAGGCAAAAAAGATCGATATGTTCCCTTATCCATCCATTTAATTCGAGGTTTAAAATCCTATATCCAAGCTGAAAAACCAAAGATATATTTGTTCAACGGACAACCTGCAGGTCGTGCCGGTGGTGATTTTGACTCCCGCTATTCGCAGCGCGGTGTGCAATGGGCGGTCAAGCAAGCTTGTAAAGTTGCTGGAATTACCAAAGATGTTTGTGTCCACACACTGCGCCACACTTTTGCTACACATTTGCTAGAAGATGGACTCGATATTATCAGTTTAAAGAATCTTTTGGGGCACGAGAATATTGAGACGACGATGGAATATTTGCACATTGCGCAGCTCGATACTCAGAAAGCCTTTAGTCCTCTCGATACTTTATTTGCTAAATGCAGTTCCAATGGAAGTGCAGATTGA
- a CDS encoding IS91 family transposase, with protein MEVQIDRSRSEVADVLEKLGAGIENLGLNTWQLRTLSAVRRCRTAALGGHIDACEDCGTVKISYNSCRNRHCPKCQGKNRDDWIQARMSELLPVPYFHVVFTLPDSINSLAMQHPKLVYDILFESAWATLKTFGKKNTLQTGMIAVLHTWGQNLSLHPHLHCIVPGGGVDKNGAWVNIRNDGKFLFPVKALSKVYRAKFCDALKARNPDGYTKVKKDLWAKPWVVFAKKPFGSAHSVVEYLGRYTHKIAISNNRIQGIDDKNVTFKYKDYRQNGTKKQMVLSHGEFIRRFAMHILPKRFVKIRHYGFLSSNWKRQKLQDLQKKMNFTPIARETKAVAIRKCQCCKVGNLHTILIFDKRGPPAWYLGSGQKTAAQQS; from the coding sequence ATGGAAGTGCAGATTGATCGCAGTCGAAGTGAAGTTGCCGATGTGCTCGAAAAGTTAGGTGCTGGTATAGAAAATTTAGGATTAAATACCTGGCAGTTGCGAACGCTCTCAGCGGTGAGAAGGTGCAGAACCGCCGCTTTGGGCGGACATATCGATGCGTGTGAAGATTGTGGAACAGTCAAAATAAGTTACAACTCCTGTCGCAACCGACATTGTCCGAAGTGTCAAGGCAAAAATCGAGACGATTGGATACAAGCTCGGATGAGTGAACTTTTGCCAGTACCGTATTTTCACGTGGTGTTTACATTACCAGACAGTATTAATTCTTTGGCAATGCAGCACCCGAAATTGGTTTACGATATTCTTTTTGAATCGGCTTGGGCGACTTTAAAAACCTTTGGCAAAAAAAATACGTTGCAGACCGGTATGATTGCAGTTTTGCACACCTGGGGACAGAATTTATCCTTGCATCCGCACCTGCATTGTATTGTTCCGGGCGGTGGCGTGGATAAAAATGGTGCTTGGGTTAACATCCGAAATGACGGTAAATTTCTTTTTCCTGTAAAGGCATTATCGAAAGTGTACCGAGCCAAATTTTGCGACGCATTAAAGGCTCGAAATCCTGATGGCTATACCAAAGTGAAAAAGGATCTATGGGCAAAACCCTGGGTAGTATTTGCCAAGAAACCTTTTGGTAGCGCGCATTCTGTGGTAGAATATCTTGGGAGATATACTCACAAAATAGCCATTAGCAACAACCGAATCCAAGGAATTGATGACAAGAATGTGACTTTTAAGTACAAGGATTATCGGCAAAATGGAACTAAGAAACAGATGGTATTGTCTCACGGTGAATTTATCCGACGTTTTGCAATGCATATTCTACCAAAACGATTTGTAAAGATCAGACATTATGGTTTTTTGAGTAGCAATTGGAAACGCCAAAAGCTTCAGGATCTGCAGAAGAAAATGAACTTTACACCAATTGCTAGAGAAACCAAAGCAGTAGCAATCAGAAAATGCCAATGTTGTAAAGTGGGAAACTTGCATACCATTCTGATTTTTGACAAGAGAGGTCCGCCTGCTTGGTATCTTGGCAGTGGCCAAAAAACGGCAGCCCAACAAAGTTAA
- a CDS encoding tyrosine-type recombinase/integrase yields MEFSAKLITHRGERRIAVFFEKDKRLIARIKEFDDARWSAGKAVWHLPDTVENRNIFKIIQHQETIPSLEGIEQISKFKQHLASKRYSENTIKTYCDALRSFFVFYRNKPISEITNEDVIIYNNDFILKNKFSASYQNQIVNSVRLYFGTILETKIEIDKIHRPKRSKLLPNVLSKEEVKVILTAHTNIKHKMMLSMIYSCGLRCGELLALKPVHIDSKRNIVMLKNSKGNKDRIVPLSPKILEMLRDYYLVFKPQNFLFEGSIAGTRYSEKSLQSVLKQALKKAFITKPVTLHWLRHSYATHLLESGTDLRYIQELLGHNSSKTTEIYTHVSTKSIQQIKSPFDDL; encoded by the coding sequence ATGGAATTTTCTGCCAAATTAATAACCCATCGAGGTGAGCGCCGAATTGCAGTTTTTTTTGAAAAGGACAAAAGACTGATTGCGCGAATCAAGGAATTTGACGACGCTCGTTGGAGTGCAGGAAAAGCAGTTTGGCATCTTCCCGATACAGTCGAAAATCGAAATATCTTTAAGATTATTCAGCATCAAGAAACCATTCCGTCATTGGAAGGCATTGAACAAATTTCCAAATTCAAACAGCACTTAGCTTCCAAACGGTATAGTGAGAATACGATAAAGACTTATTGCGATGCACTGCGATCATTTTTTGTTTTTTATAGGAACAAGCCTATTTCAGAAATTACGAATGAAGATGTGATAATTTACAACAATGATTTTATACTGAAGAATAAGTTTTCGGCCTCGTATCAGAACCAAATTGTGAATTCAGTTAGACTATACTTTGGAACTATTTTAGAAACAAAAATTGAAATTGACAAAATACACCGACCAAAAAGATCGAAGCTATTACCAAATGTATTGAGCAAAGAAGAGGTAAAAGTTATATTGACTGCACATACAAATATTAAACACAAAATGATGCTTAGTATGATTTACAGTTGTGGTTTGCGTTGCGGCGAACTTTTGGCATTAAAGCCAGTGCATATCGATAGCAAAAGAAATATCGTTATGCTTAAAAACTCAAAGGGCAATAAAGACCGAATTGTTCCGCTAAGTCCAAAAATATTGGAAATGCTTCGAGATTATTATTTAGTCTTCAAACCGCAAAACTTTTTATTTGAAGGAAGTATAGCAGGAACGCGCTATAGCGAAAAAAGTTTGCAGAGTGTCTTAAAACAAGCATTAAAAAAAGCATTTATAACCAAGCCAGTTACGTTACATTGGCTACGGCATAGTTACGCGACCCATCTTTTGGAGAGTGGAACCGATTTAAGATATATTCAGGAACTTTTGGGTCACAACAGCAGCAAGACGACCGAAATTTACACCCACGTGAGCACGAAAAGTATTCAGCAAATAAAAAGTCCATTTGACGATTTATAA
- a CDS encoding MFS transporter codes for MQKIQTLETTKKLLPLILATAIFMQMLDSTILNTSLPSIARDLNESPLNMQNAIISYVLTLAVFMPASGFLADRFGTRKIFIASLILFSLGSLFCAASQNLTHLVISRVIQGIGGSLMTPVGKLALIRTFEKKELVKAMNYAIIPALIGPVLGPLVGGYMVDYLSWHWIFLINIPIGILGIVLGIKYMPDYKSKIVNFDMKGFMIFAGASLLLSIALELFGNTKNITPVLIFFILGFLFLYYYYKHARKDNNPIFPLNLFQVRTFRVGIIGNLATRLGISAVPLLLPLMIQVAFKQSAVTSGWMIAPMALTAMFAKSYVIKILNKFGYRKTLMVNTFIIGTLICCLAIPDINSSLLWFIPIIAVLGFFNSIQFTSMNAISIADLRNFQTSSGNSLVSVNQQLAVGFGIAFGLIVLKFFENNQELIHNETHNAFRLTFLSVGMLTILSGFIFRKFHVSDGENLKSQ; via the coding sequence ATGCAAAAGATCCAAACTTTAGAAACCACTAAGAAACTGCTGCCGTTAATTCTCGCCACTGCGATATTTATGCAGATGTTGGATTCTACAATTCTCAACACTTCGCTGCCGTCTATTGCGAGAGATCTAAATGAGTCGCCGCTCAATATGCAGAATGCGATTATTAGTTATGTGCTAACTTTGGCGGTTTTTATGCCCGCAAGTGGATTTCTAGCTGACCGCTTTGGAACTCGCAAAATCTTTATCGCCTCTCTAATACTCTTTAGCTTGGGATCGTTATTCTGTGCCGCCTCTCAAAATTTGACCCATCTGGTAATTTCCAGAGTGATTCAAGGAATTGGAGGAAGCTTGATGACGCCGGTTGGAAAATTGGCACTGATAAGGACTTTTGAAAAAAAAGAACTGGTAAAAGCGATGAATTATGCGATTATTCCCGCATTAATTGGGCCAGTATTAGGACCATTAGTGGGAGGCTATATGGTAGATTACCTCTCTTGGCACTGGATTTTCCTGATTAATATTCCAATTGGAATTCTGGGAATTGTTCTGGGAATAAAATATATGCCCGACTACAAATCCAAAATTGTGAATTTTGATATGAAGGGATTTATGATTTTTGCGGGAGCTTCACTCCTACTTTCCATCGCACTAGAACTTTTTGGAAATACTAAAAATATCACCCCAGTTTTAATATTCTTCATCTTAGGATTTCTGTTTTTGTACTATTATTATAAGCATGCGCGCAAAGACAACAACCCGATTTTTCCGCTCAACTTATTTCAAGTGCGAACATTTCGGGTGGGCATTATCGGAAATCTCGCGACACGATTAGGAATTAGTGCGGTGCCGCTGTTATTACCATTAATGATTCAGGTCGCTTTTAAGCAATCTGCAGTGACTTCGGGATGGATGATTGCCCCGATGGCGCTCACGGCAATGTTCGCGAAATCCTACGTGATAAAAATACTGAACAAATTTGGTTACAGAAAAACCTTGATGGTCAATACTTTTATCATCGGAACTTTAATTTGTTGCCTCGCAATCCCCGACATCAACAGTTCATTGCTGTGGTTTATTCCGATAATTGCGGTTTTAGGCTTCTTCAACTCAATTCAGTTTACCTCGATGAATGCCATTTCGATTGCTGATCTTCGAAATTTCCAAACCAGCAGCGGAAACTCTTTAGTATCGGTCAATCAACAATTGGCGGTCGGTTTCGGTATCGCTTTTGGTCTGATAGTTCTAAAATTCTTTGAAAACAACCAGGAGCTTATTCACAACGAAACTCATAATGCCTTCCGCCTCACATTTCTTAGTGTAGGAATGCTAACCATATTATCCGGCTTTATTTTCAGGAAATTTCACGTTTCTGATGGCGAAAATCTAAAATCGCAATAG
- a CDS encoding tetratricopeptide repeat protein yields the protein MKNLLLVLIFIFSLSSFAQSSAEYFQNGIDKHNQKDYKSAIAEYSKAIKEDKTNKDAYFNRGNCSLAVQDYKSAMADLNKTIELDSEYTKAYYSRATIFVSQEKYKQALPDLDRTIQLDPTTSNALTLRGQLRAQLGNKEGACEDFMQAKQIGDAQADKYLSQFCEDKSLDGEYLKLDWPDEEKWKVASNQEDKEVVMIELVRGKETLQDWTEIGTMMSIKGAKSVPMDTVMTFMINRAKEDSAKAKLTFIEKDQSAEYPWIIFTIESPNFKNDKNPESQLWYIVQGKNALYTNFRAVKEASISQALKDKWIPFFKGAEVLYK from the coding sequence ATGAAAAACCTATTACTAGTACTTATATTCATTTTTTCTCTTTCTAGTTTTGCTCAATCATCTGCAGAATATTTTCAGAACGGAATTGATAAACACAATCAAAAAGATTATAAAAGTGCAATTGCTGAATATTCAAAAGCCATTAAAGAAGATAAAACTAACAAGGACGCTTACTTTAATAGAGGAAATTGCTCGCTGGCAGTTCAGGATTATAAATCGGCGATGGCAGATTTAAATAAGACCATCGAACTTGATTCAGAATATACCAAAGCCTACTACAGCCGAGCTACAATTTTTGTAAGTCAGGAGAAATATAAGCAAGCCCTACCCGATCTTGACAGAACAATTCAGCTTGATCCTACTACTTCCAATGCCTTAACCTTGCGCGGTCAACTTCGTGCACAACTCGGAAATAAGGAGGGCGCTTGTGAAGACTTTATGCAGGCAAAGCAAATTGGCGATGCTCAAGCAGATAAGTACTTATCACAATTTTGCGAAGACAAAAGTCTAGATGGAGAATATCTAAAACTAGATTGGCCAGACGAAGAGAAATGGAAAGTAGCGAGCAATCAAGAAGATAAAGAGGTCGTAATGATTGAATTAGTTCGTGGAAAAGAGACTTTGCAAGATTGGACCGAAATAGGAACGATGATGTCTATAAAAGGAGCTAAAAGTGTTCCGATGGATACGGTTATGACATTTATGATTAACCGCGCTAAAGAAGATTCTGCAAAAGCGAAGTTGACCTTTATCGAAAAAGATCAGTCTGCGGAATATCCTTGGATAATTTTCACCATCGAATCACCAAATTTCAAAAACGATAAAAATCCGGAATCTCAACTTTGGTATATTGTACAAGGAAAAAACGCATTGTACACCAACTTTAGAGCCGTAAAAGAAGCCAGTATTTCGCAAGCGCTAAAAGACAAATGGATTCCGTTTTTTAAAGGTGCGGAGGTTTTGTATAAATAA
- a CDS encoding CIA30 family protein, protein MSTIIYDFQKDSNAADWQIVNDGVMGGMSQGKFKIDREGKGVFYGDVSTENNGGFSSIRHEFATLKVDTDSKVILTLKGDGKDYQFRIKDKLSNSHSYITTFSTTGEWQEIEIALADLQPSFRGQKLNMPNFDKTFFEEIRFLIGNKKDESFELVIDTIELR, encoded by the coding sequence ATGTCTACAATTATATACGATTTTCAGAAAGATTCAAACGCTGCCGATTGGCAAATTGTCAACGATGGTGTAATGGGCGGAATGTCGCAGGGAAAATTCAAAATTGATCGAGAAGGCAAAGGCGTTTTTTACGGCGATGTTTCTACAGAAAACAATGGCGGATTTTCGTCGATTCGGCATGAGTTTGCAACTTTGAAAGTTGATACCGATAGCAAAGTTATACTAACTTTAAAAGGTGATGGCAAAGACTATCAGTTCCGAATTAAAGACAAGCTAAGCAATTCGCACTCTTATATAACCACATTTTCAACCACCGGAGAGTGGCAAGAAATTGAAATTGCATTAGCCGATTTGCAACCCTCTTTTCGGGGGCAAAAGCTGAATATGCCAAATTTTGATAAGACTTTTTTTGAAGAAATTCGATTTTTGATAGGAAATAAAAAAGATGAAAGTTTTGAGTTGGTGATTGATACCATTGAACTTCGGTAA
- a CDS encoding cupin domain-containing protein, whose product MKTASLRKDLNYNEDKVAISVMMETETAKEIRILFRKGQTMKEHKAGFPITVEVHHGTIEFGVNSEKMTLEAGDLISLEANVPHDLLAHEDSIVRLTLSKLDKVERVKNVVE is encoded by the coding sequence ATGAAAACAGCATCTCTCAGAAAAGATTTAAATTACAACGAAGATAAGGTAGCGATTAGTGTGATGATGGAAACAGAAACCGCAAAGGAAATTCGTATCTTATTCAGAAAAGGCCAAACGATGAAAGAGCATAAAGCAGGATTTCCAATCACCGTAGAAGTGCATCATGGAACGATTGAATTTGGTGTAAATAGCGAGAAAATGACCCTAGAAGCAGGCGATTTAATCTCGTTGGAAGCAAATGTTCCACACGATCTATTGGCTCACGAGGATAGTATTGTTCGGCTCACTTTGTCAAAATTAGACAAAGTAGAAAGAGTTAAAAACGTAGTAGAATAA
- a CDS encoding YoaK family protein gives MFRHQGKSRTLKHNLQIATILSFVAGMVNVAGFLAFRQLTTNVTGHFAFFIGDVADFEIVKGTIFFFYIISFFVGSFLTSFLIENYRESKKLNVFVLPTLIEVSVLIAVGVASNFMVFRYPNLIVCALLFAMGVQNSFVTKISSAVVRTTHLTGLFTDLGIDVSHLIFRRLHFKREKIKANIKLRLYIISFFFMGGILEDFCTQP, from the coding sequence ATGTTTAGACATCAAGGAAAAAGCAGAACTTTAAAACATAACTTACAAATAGCCACCATACTCTCTTTTGTTGCAGGAATGGTAAATGTTGCGGGCTTTTTAGCTTTTAGACAGCTTACCACCAATGTTACGGGACATTTCGCGTTTTTTATTGGCGATGTTGCAGATTTTGAAATAGTAAAAGGTACAATTTTTTTCTTTTATATAATTTCATTTTTTGTGGGCTCGTTTTTGACTAGTTTTTTGATCGAGAATTACCGAGAAAGTAAAAAATTAAATGTCTTTGTACTACCAACTTTAATAGAAGTTTCTGTATTAATAGCGGTGGGAGTCGCTAGTAACTTTATGGTATTTAGGTATCCAAACTTAATTGTTTGCGCACTGCTTTTTGCAATGGGAGTTCAAAATTCGTTTGTTACGAAAATTTCTAGCGCCGTGGTAAGAACTACGCACCTCACGGGACTTTTCACTGATTTGGGGATAGATGTCTCGCACTTGATTTTTAGAAGATTGCATTTTAAAAGAGAAAAGATTAAAGCTAATATAAAACTCCGACTTTATATTATTTCATTCTTTTTTATGGGCGGAATTTTGGAAGATTTCTGTACGCAACCGTAA